TGCATGCTATAGGGACAAATGTAGAATAAAATTTAGAAGACTGTGAGTAAACTGGTATTCAGTTTCATTGTATCCAGTAAATAATGTGCACTACAAATCTTGCAATACCTGGTTCTTGTGAAGTGAATGCAACCCTCTTGGGAGAAAAGATAACCCTAAGGCTGAGTATTTacaaccatggtttggtccaaactcactgttatcaatggtgattgtggacctgtttactgggaatCAGGGGTGATCTGGTTAATTAAACTTGTTCAAATGTTCTGATTTGAGAactgttttcatatttaaagggacaaagtcagccattttcatgaattttgtttgatgcaagatactacttatattgtttgacatgttgaaatatactgaataaatgggtgaccatgcatatattcgaccccagttttagacacattaaatgaaatatggcaaaaatgaattaatggtcatgaccattaattcattttcgccatagTTTCATGCATCGTGTATAAAACAGGGAtccaatatatgcatggtcactcattcattcagtatatttcaacatgtcaaacaatataagtagtatctcgtatcaaacaaaattcatgaaaaacggctgactttgtccctttaaagtcaTATGTATGTACAAGTCTGGCATTAACCGATGAATGGTTGGCAACCAAGGATCATACTTGCCCATGAACATGCTGATCTACACTGTGTAATGCTAACAGATGGACCTCAAACTTCAACAACTTTACATGACTTTTATTCATACACATGTATTTGACAGCATTTGAATTCTCCACACATCACCGAAAACCAGAATTTTGGACAAAGCTGTATGTTACCATTACATGCAAAAGTGtgcaatattcaattttttgaaaagcaaacTGAAGTCTTGCAATGCATTCTAAGGACTTTAAGGACTTTTGTGCAAGACACTGACCCTctaagcactgtaattttttcccaacaaaattgtagagcaacattttaccaatttatatgaatttttctgtaatttttttgataattttggaccaaatggacatcacatttcattggatacagttttttatcaaaattttggcagaaatctgaaaaaaatggacTGGGGTagattttataaaggcgacaaaaattgacttcggtGCTCAAACAGTTGAGCTGACTGAAACGTTTGAAGATTAAAGTTTCACATCACATTCATTCATACAGTGGCATATTTGAGCTCTACTTGCAAAATAACacgaaatacacaaaaaatcagcttttgtcatttccaaaaAGAATCTTAGTACCGATTTTGATTCAAATTTGATCACCTACTGTAAAAAGCCTTTcaatttgaccagaaaaaaataattacgattttatattgttaaagtattagaaaattaacaaagcaaaaataattttagtggtcgaattactagggatttcaacttttttgacagttcataagtgatatgcttaccatcttggatgattgaaACATATAAAGGTGACTTCCCTGAAGTCGCGACTCAGACATTCTGTGCTGTACATTGTGTGATTCTGTGTATTTTATCGAAactaaaatgttcaaaacagctTGTCATGATTGGTTGTTGGATTTTTAGAGATTAAGGAAGTCCTAATTCCCTTTAGTGGTCAAACTGAtaagggtaaaataaaattatgttttgagcAAAAACAGGGTGGTCAAATTAATAgagtggtcgaattaatagggtttttacggtaatcCCAAGATTTTGCACCAACAGACAGGCAGAAGCACAGACAGACACTAAGACACAAGGTAGGACACAAGTTCAAGTGCATTCATCTGTGAACTTAACATGAAGTGCATCAGGCACGATATCAattctattatttttttcaaatttgccattctcagggattccgggaaacaACGGCTTTCCAGGTTCCACACCTCCAAAGGGTGAAATGGGAGCCACTGGACCAAAAGGCGACAAGGGTGAGCAAGGTCCCGTGGGTGTCCCTGGTGAACGGGGACAGCAAGGTGAAAAGGGTGCCGTGGGTCCATCATCAGTCGGACAACGTGGCCAGAAGGGAGAGATGGGGTTTCCCGGCCCTGTTGGAGAAATGGGCCGGGTTGGACCACGAGGGCCTGTCGGCGAACcaggagagagaggagagaaagGGGAGACAGGACAAAAAGGTGAACCCGGAATACTGGAAAAAGTACAGCAACCAATGAAAGTGGCTTTTTCAGCCGCGCGAAGGAAGGTCTTGGATAATGACAACTCATACGGGATAAACGTCACTTACGACCGGGTGTATTCAAATCACGGAGACGGTTTAGACCACTTGACGGGCGTATTCACAAGCCCAGTAGACGGAGCTTATCTGTTCATCTATTCCGGCATGAAAAGTCTCGATAAGGAGCTGCACATGTGCTTGAAGAAGAACGGCCAGACTAAGCCGTGCATTCACTCCAGGCATTCCGAGGGTGGAAAGCATGGATCCAGCTCCAACAGCGTGATCCTCGATTTGGTGAAAAACGACAAAGTCTGGCTCCAACTCTCTGACTATTCTTCCATTCTGGAAAGCAATCATGACTTCACTACCTTTACCGGAACTTTactgtttcaaaatattgtctTAACTTCCTCTTTGGAAAACTAGAACCTATCCATCTGTAACTTtcgtaatttttttgtttgggtttttttatttttagtgtcATAATGCAGTAACTAGACTTTTGTGACTCTCTACAGCATATTAAAACATCCAGTAGTTGGCTTGTCAGGAAAAACTGTGCATGTGTAACACAGTGACTGTAATTGTTAATATGGGAATTTGCATCTCCATTGAAATTAATCTGTCAGTGATATCACGGCACAAAACAATTCTACAGGATGTGTTTGGCAAGCCAAATACTGTGGATTTCAATATGTGCTGATGGGAATACAGTCCGAGACACTATAGGTGGTATGAGGAACAACACGGTAATACAGgaaattttaaggtagaatgcgccttggggatatatattcagac
This genomic window from Ptychodera flava strain L36383 chromosome 10, AS_Pfla_20210202, whole genome shotgun sequence contains:
- the LOC139142466 gene encoding complement C1q tumor necrosis factor-related protein 3-like: MKIGGSYCLLLLYVQFCLLAAMCKFCSAEGPGENNKVAPQPCEKMMCSGCRDGIPGIPGAPGIPGNNGFPGSTPPKGEMGATGPKGDKGEQGPVGVPGERGQQGEKGAVGPSSVGQRGQKGEMGFPGPVGEMGRVGPRGPVGEPGERGEKGETGQKGEPGILEKVQQPMKVAFSAARRKVLDNDNSYGINVTYDRVYSNHGDGLDHLTGVFTSPVDGAYLFIYSGMKSLDKELHMCLKKNGQTKPCIHSRHSEGGKHGSSSNSVILDLVKNDKVWLQLSDYSSILESNHDFTTFTGTLLFQNIVLTSSLEN